TCATCGGCTGCAATCCAGTTCCACAGCGTTTGAACGAATATCCCGTTTTCCGGAGGACTGGTCAAAAACTGAAAACCAATCAATAAGGTAATAAGGGCCGAAAGGCCAACCGAGCCCACGCCGACAAAGGCGGAAAGTTTATTGCCTAATTTTTTGCCGAAAATTGCTAAGATCAAAAATCCCAAAAAGGGAAATGTTGGTACAAGCCATAAAAATTCGTACATATCAGCCCCTCAAATTACTGGCAGCATCGGAATTGAGTGTTTTAAATTTCTGATAAATCTGAATGAGCAGCGCCAGGCCTACAGCCACTTCGGCGGCTGCCATGGTCAAAATAAAAAGAAACATGACCTGCCCATCCGCCAGGCCATGGTGCGCCCCGGCAAAAACAAACGCCAATCCGGCGGCATTCAGCATAATTTCAACCGATATGAGCATAAACATGATATTCTTGCGGATCATAACGCCGACAAAGCCTGTAAAGAACATTATGCTGGCAATCAATAAGCCTGTATTTAAAGAAACGGAACTCATTCTTCGGCTCCTTCTGTTTTTAAAAAGCGGTGAACAACATGTTTTTTGCGCCGTGCCAGATGATAGGCCCCAATAATGCCGGCCATCAATAGAATAGCAGCCAGCTCCACGGCGATGATGTAGGTTGAAAACAGCGCTTTTCCGACTTCCCGCGGATCAATCGGCGCGCCCTTGATGGTCAAAGTTTCGCCAGAAATAATAATATAAATCACTTCAACTAACAGGATCAGGCTCAACACGGAAGGGAAATACCAGCCTTCGGTAGAAAGCCATCTTTTTTCCTGTTCAACCGCCGCACGCCCCAGATTAAGCATCATCACCACAAACACAAAGAGCACCATAATAGCCCCGGCGTAAATGATGATTTCCATGGCCGCAATAAACGGCGCCCCGATTAAAAAGAACATGACTGCGGTGGCTAACAACGATACAACCATGTACAACAGAGCGTGCACTACATTGGTTCGCGTAATCACCAGAATGGAAGAAACAATGGCAACCAGAGCCGCAATGTAAAACAAAATTGTCATTGGTTATGACCCTTTACTCTCAACTTTAACTTAAAATTAAGGATTCAAATCCCGAATATCGATGGGCGGATCTTCGTGTTGCGCTTCGCCCTTGCCTTTTCCGCCAACCGTATAGCCGGCCACGCGGTAAAAATTGTAGCCATGATATTTGCCCTGTCCGTCAATGAGCAGATGCTCTTTTTCGTAAACCAGGTTTTGCCGCTCGTATTCAGCCAGTTCAAAATCCGGCGTCAACTGGATGGCGTAGGTAGGACAGGCATCCTCGCAATAGCCGCAAAAAATACAGCGCGAAAAATTAATGCGGAAAAATTTTGGATAGCGCCGTCCTATTTCGTCTTCCGTTGCTTCCAGGGCAATGCAGTCCACCGGGCAGGCCGCGGCGCACAGATTGCAGGCCACACAGCGTTCCTGGCCGTCCGGATCGCGCGTTAACACAATGCGTCCGCGATATCGCGCCGGAAGTTTTGGTTTTTCTTCCGGATATTGCACGGTAAATCGCCTGTAAAACGTATGAAGTAGCGTTAACCAAATGCTTCGTAAAATGCTAAACATCTATTCTCCCAGCTATATCTTTCCTGGTTAAGAGTATTTGCGTTTTTTGTTTGGTCTGATAAATTCCTTTGACCATCATGCTGTTTTTTTTAACCCTTAACTCTTTATTCCTTAAGATCCAAAATACAACTTCAGTGCGCCTGTTGCCAGAACGTTTAAGAGAGACAATGGCAGCAGAACTTTCCAGCCCAGGGCCATCAACTGGTCGTAGCGCGGCCTTGGCAGAGCGGCTCTGACCAGCACAAACAAGGTGATAAAGACCATCGTTTTAAGAAAGAACCAGACCACCGGCGGCAAAAATGAGGGCCCAAGCCATCCGCCGAAAAAGAGGGTGGCGATCATGGCCGAAATTAGCGTAATACCCAGGTATTCGCCGACAAAGAACATGCCGAATTTCATGCCGGAATATTCCGAATGAAAACCGGCCACCAGCTCGCTTTCCGCTTCCGGTAAATCCAGTGGCGCGCGATGCGATTCTGCAAATCCGGCAATCACAAAAATGACAAAACCAATAAACTGCGGAATCACAAACCAGACCGTTTTTTGCGCTTCTACTATTTTTACCAGACTAAAAGAGTCGCTCATGATAACCACGCCCATTAAAGAAAGGCCCATAAAAACTTCGTAAGATATGACCTGCGCCGCGCCGCGCAATGCGCCAATCAACGAATATTTGTTATTGGACGACAATCCGCCCAGAAAAATGCTGTAAGCGCCCAGCGAAGACATGGCCAAAAAGAAGAGCAGACCGATATTCATATCCGAAACGACCAGTCCGGGGCCAAAGGGCACAACCGCAAACCCCAACAATACGGCAATCATCACAAAAGTCGGGGCAATGATAAAAACCCATTTATCGGCAAACGGCGCGATCCAGTCTTCCTTAAAAAAGATCTTTACCATGTCGGCCAGCACCTGCATCAGGCCAAAGGGGCCCACGCGGTTCGGGCCGTAACGATCCTGCCACAAAGCCAGCATGCGTCGTTCGTACCAGATCAACAGGGCGGCAATGGTCAGCATTACGCCCAGAACGCCAACGATTAACAACAGATAAAACAGCGTCTCATTCATATTCTCATCCTGTGATTTTTGCCATGATTGGTAAATTCACAAATCCGATTTCCGGCATTCCGATGGGGATGCCGGCCATACCTTGCAGAAAAGTCGGACTGGTTTTCACCTCAAGTTCAACCGTCCTGTTCAAAATATGGATTTTTACTCTGGAACTTTTCAGCGCTTCGGCGTCTTTTTCATTGAGCAAAATAAAAGGCGACGGAATTACTTCTTCCACGCCCGGCGTCAGGCGGCTCAACTCATCGCTGCCATAAAAAAGGTAAATAGGAACGGCCAGCCACTGGTCTTTTTCTGCTTTAAAAGCCGCCGGAACGTCTTTAAAATATTCCGTTTTGTTTGTTAGCTGAGCTTTAAAAATACGGACGCCCGGATCGCCGCCATGCAACCCACCGCCGACTTCGACTTGAAATTTGTTCACCGCCTGATTGGAGTTCCACCCCGGATACCAGAAACGGGAAAGAGCGGCAGAAGGAGCCGGGCCCTGGTAACCTTCCATGGTGAACGACAGCGGAGAATCTTCGTCTTGCGGAGGTTTGGGTTCGCTGACGTCAACATGGGCGTTAATGGCCGTCCGACCGGAAAAACGGTGCGACTGACGCGGGATCTTTTGTCCGTTGATGCGAAAACGGCTATCCGGCGCTGCTTCTTTAACGGCCTGCAATTGCGGATACTCTGCCGTCAGGGCGTTGATCACATCATCCAGGTTATTCAGCTCGTCTTCGGCGATCAGGCCGTTGTCTTCCATAAAGCCGGCCAGCCAGCGCCAGCTTTCTTTAATGGTTTGCTCAGGGTTAAACACCTGAAAGAAGCGTTGCGCCCGGCCTTCGTTGTTGATCAGCGTGCCGTCGCTTTCGGTAAACGGCCCGACCGGAACCACCAGGTGCGCTTTTTGCGTTGTTTCGTTTGGTAGATAATGCAGAACAACCACTTTTTCTGCGGCGCTCAGCAAGTTATCAACCCGTTCTTTTTCCATGCGACGGTACAGGTCATTTTCCAGAACAAATAGCGCATCGTATTTTCCGGCCTCCACCGCTTGCAGCGCGTCATCCAGCGCTTTTTCTTCTAACATGGCCAGCCCAAAACTATTGGCCTCGGGTAGGGCAAAGAACAGGTCTGCCGTTTTTTGCTTTTCATTAATAGCGCGCCCAATATTGGCCGCGGCTTCAAGAATTTTTTCATTCATCAAAGAAACGCCGCTGACGATGAGCGGTTTTTTAGCGTTTAGCAATTCTCGCGCAATTTGTTTGGCCAGTTTTGCCTCTTCTTCGCTTAAATCGTCAACGCCCGGCGCCGAAGGATCAATTTCGTGGGCAATGGCAAAGCCAAGCCGGGCAATGCTGTCCGGCGCATTGCGGTAGGTGGCTGTTGCCAAATCGTCCAGTTTGGTCTCTGCAGGCGTTAAAACAAAGAAAGGCCCCAGTTCATCCTGAATAATTTCCATGGCGGCCAGCTCGTGCCATGTGGGAATATTCATGCTGATGGGCAGTTCCATGGGCCGCACGCGCGCCGCCTGTCGTAAACTGAGAGCCAGCAGGGGCGCGGTGTTGGTAACGTCTTCGCCAAGCACCAGCACCACGTCGGCCTTTTCCGTTTCGCGCAGCGAAGGTACATTAAACGGGCCGTTCTGCATGATGCTTATGGCCTTGCGCGTTACGCGATGTTCCGTCTGCGAAACACCGGCAAAAAAGTTTTCTTTACCGACCAGCTTTTGCAGGGCGTAGTTGGATTCCAGCGAAGCCTTTGGCGAACCGATGCCCAGCAAACGGCCTTTTTTATTTACAATCTTTTTGACGAATTCAAACGCCGTGGAAATATCAACCGCTTCCAGTTCGCCGGAAGCCTGGCCGCGGCGCAGGGGTTGTTTGATGCGTTTGTCGCTGTTCACGTATTCGTATCCAAAGCGTCCCCGATCGCAAATGAAATAACCGTTCACCTGTCCGTTGTAGCGGCTGGTAATGCGCCGCACGGTTCCGTAGCGTTCACTGGCAATGATGTTGCAGCCCAGGCTGCAATTGTGACAGATGGAAGGCGCTGTGGTTAAATCCCATTTACGCGTGTAATGTTTTTTGTAAGTTTTGTCGGAAAACACGCCGGTGGGGCACACTTCAACCAGGTTGCCGCTAAATTCATTTTCCAGCACGCCGTCTTCGTAACGGCCAAAAAAGACACGGTTACGCGAGGCAAAAACATTAAAATCCCGACCGCCGGCGTACTCTCTGTAAAAACGGACACAGCGGTAGCAGGCAATGCAACGATTCATTTCGTGATTAATGAATGGGCCGAGATACTGATTGTTGTGCGTGCGTTTGTTGAATTCATAACGGCGGTAGTTGTGCCCGGACATTAAGGTCATGTCCTGCAAATGACACTCGCCGCCCTCGTCGCACACCGGGCAATCGTGGGGATGGTTGGTCATCAACAATTCAATGATGTTTTCCCGGAATTTTTTTACTTCCGGATCATTTAACGAAATGCGCATGCCGTCCACAACCGGCTCCATGCAGGCCATGACGATGCGGCCTTTCTGGTCGTTTTCGTCGGCA
This sequence is a window from Caldithrix abyssi DSM 13497. Protein-coding genes within it:
- the nuoK gene encoding NADH-quinone oxidoreductase subunit NuoK is translated as MSSVSLNTGLLIASIMFFTGFVGVMIRKNIMFMLISVEIMLNAAGLAFVFAGAHHGLADGQVMFLFILTMAAAEVAVGLALLIQIYQKFKTLNSDAASNLRG
- the nuoJ gene encoding NADH-quinone oxidoreductase subunit J, with product MTILFYIAALVAIVSSILVITRTNVVHALLYMVVSLLATAVMFFLIGAPFIAAMEIIIYAGAIMVLFVFVVMMLNLGRAAVEQEKRWLSTEGWYFPSVLSLILLVEVIYIIISGETLTIKGAPIDPREVGKALFSTYIIAVELAAILLMAGIIGAYHLARRKKHVVHRFLKTEGAEE
- the nuoI gene encoding NADH-quinone oxidoreductase subunit NuoI, yielding MFSILRSIWLTLLHTFYRRFTVQYPEEKPKLPARYRGRIVLTRDPDGQERCVACNLCAAACPVDCIALEATEDEIGRRYPKFFRINFSRCIFCGYCEDACPTYAIQLTPDFELAEYERQNLVYEKEHLLIDGQGKYHGYNFYRVAGYTVGGKGKGEAQHEDPPIDIRDLNP
- the nuoH gene encoding NADH-quinone oxidoreductase subunit NuoH, which gives rise to MNETLFYLLLIVGVLGVMLTIAALLIWYERRMLALWQDRYGPNRVGPFGLMQVLADMVKIFFKEDWIAPFADKWVFIIAPTFVMIAVLLGFAVVPFGPGLVVSDMNIGLLFFLAMSSLGAYSIFLGGLSSNNKYSLIGALRGAAQVISYEVFMGLSLMGVVIMSDSFSLVKIVEAQKTVWFVIPQFIGFVIFVIAGFAESHRAPLDLPEAESELVAGFHSEYSGMKFGMFFVGEYLGITLISAMIATLFFGGWLGPSFLPPVVWFFLKTMVFITLFVLVRAALPRPRYDQLMALGWKVLLPLSLLNVLATGALKLYFGS
- the nuoG gene encoding NADH-quinone oxidoreductase subunit NuoG; the encoded protein is MVKINIDGKVYEVEPKNNLLQTVLSLGLDLPYFCWHPAMGSVGSCRQCAVKKYADENDQKGRIVMACMEPVVDGMRISLNDPEVKKFRENIIELLMTNHPHDCPVCDEGGECHLQDMTLMSGHNYRRYEFNKRTHNNQYLGPFINHEMNRCIACYRCVRFYREYAGGRDFNVFASRNRVFFGRYEDGVLENEFSGNLVEVCPTGVFSDKTYKKHYTRKWDLTTAPSICHNCSLGCNIIASERYGTVRRITSRYNGQVNGYFICDRGRFGYEYVNSDKRIKQPLRRGQASGELEAVDISTAFEFVKKIVNKKGRLLGIGSPKASLESNYALQKLVGKENFFAGVSQTEHRVTRKAISIMQNGPFNVPSLRETEKADVVLVLGEDVTNTAPLLALSLRQAARVRPMELPISMNIPTWHELAAMEIIQDELGPFFVLTPAETKLDDLATATYRNAPDSIARLGFAIAHEIDPSAPGVDDLSEEEAKLAKQIARELLNAKKPLIVSGVSLMNEKILEAAANIGRAINEKQKTADLFFALPEANSFGLAMLEEKALDDALQAVEAGKYDALFVLENDLYRRMEKERVDNLLSAAEKVVVLHYLPNETTQKAHLVVPVGPFTESDGTLINNEGRAQRFFQVFNPEQTIKESWRWLAGFMEDNGLIAEDELNNLDDVINALTAEYPQLQAVKEAAPDSRFRINGQKIPRQSHRFSGRTAINAHVDVSEPKPPQDEDSPLSFTMEGYQGPAPSAALSRFWYPGWNSNQAVNKFQVEVGGGLHGGDPGVRIFKAQLTNKTEYFKDVPAAFKAEKDQWLAVPIYLFYGSDELSRLTPGVEEVIPSPFILLNEKDAEALKSSRVKIHILNRTVELEVKTSPTFLQGMAGIPIGMPEIGFVNLPIMAKITG